From Sporosarcina sp. Marseille-Q4943, the proteins below share one genomic window:
- a CDS encoding O-antigen ligase family protein — translation MLSVLSFLLLTAAAVMIIVFLILWIVNALMKNPYSKKKYGLYIASSFVVMIISAIIGVNTSEPSSISERGSEITGLKTSAQKNEPPGKSNDEKKEVAKMEEESKKTAKLAAIELEKAKLEEEQKKKEAEAKELLNVKGTITAKAEKNSISVTISTNVPDGGLFEIMVLDGNFNFKTGFAKAKDGVVTSNFNIPSEWNPAHFAVSAMFRFNLDEHPQPDDIKKIYGDTGQKMTGQFAVENHLGGKNANLETVTVAYPSEQAVKDYTNSMFDQAVAEMLELGDGVILDVRPRVNENWELVDVVVSDSWYYSADYEKERFAESIGAVVEQLITNSGKYDGTPLVYFVDSYGKDVATPKTFGGWKIVK, via the coding sequence TTGTTAAGTGTTTTGTCTTTCCTACTATTAACTGCAGCAGCTGTGATGATTATTGTATTTTTAATTTTATGGATTGTAAATGCGTTAATGAAGAATCCATATTCAAAGAAAAAGTATGGATTGTACATCGCATCGTCTTTTGTCGTGATGATCATTTCGGCAATTATTGGAGTTAACACCAGCGAACCTTCATCCATAAGTGAAAGAGGCTCCGAGATTACGGGCTTAAAAACTTCAGCGCAGAAGAATGAACCCCCCGGAAAATCCAATGACGAGAAGAAAGAAGTAGCCAAGATGGAAGAGGAAAGTAAAAAAACTGCTAAACTGGCTGCTATTGAATTAGAAAAAGCAAAGCTGGAAGAAGAGCAAAAGAAAAAGGAAGCCGAAGCAAAAGAATTATTGAACGTAAAAGGAACAATTACAGCCAAGGCTGAGAAAAACTCTATTAGCGTGACCATAAGTACCAATGTTCCGGACGGTGGTCTGTTTGAAATAATGGTTTTAGATGGAAACTTCAATTTCAAAACTGGGTTTGCCAAAGCGAAAGATGGAGTAGTTACAAGTAACTTCAATATACCTTCCGAATGGAATCCTGCTCACTTTGCTGTAAGCGCAATGTTTAGGTTTAACTTAGACGAGCACCCGCAACCAGACGACATTAAAAAGATCTATGGAGATACTGGCCAAAAGATGACAGGCCAATTTGCAGTTGAAAATCATCTGGGTGGCAAAAACGCTAATTTGGAAACTGTCACAGTAGCTTATCCAAGCGAACAGGCTGTAAAAGATTATACCAATTCAATGTTTGATCAAGCCGTTGCTGAAATGTTGGAATTGGGAGATGGAGTTATCCTTGATGTAAGACCAAGGGTGAATGAAAACTGGGAGCTTGTTGATGTTGTAGTTAGTGATTCCTGGTACTATTCTGCCGATTACGAGAAAGAACGTTTTGCCGAAAGTATTGGAGCTGTAGTCGAACAGCTGATTACAAACTCGGGTAAATATGATGGAACCCCGCTGGTCTACTTTGTAGACAGCTACGGTAAAGATGTTGCTACTCCGAAAACATTTGGAGGTTGGAAGATTGTTAAATAG
- a CDS encoding helix-turn-helix domain-containing protein, with translation MFSESLKALRKKKKMSQQEMADFLGITRQGYAKYESGESEPSFATLEKIALFFGVTTDDLLGFENTINVAGKDISLTDYELKLFNELKKHPIMLHDLATDPEKKVKELIKLYEMKKMFFENDEDDSSDDFGDLED, from the coding sequence ATGTTTTCGGAGAGTTTAAAAGCACTACGAAAGAAGAAAAAGATGTCCCAACAAGAAATGGCGGATTTTTTAGGCATTACGCGACAGGGGTATGCGAAGTACGAAAGCGGCGAAAGCGAACCTTCCTTTGCAACACTTGAAAAGATAGCATTATTCTTTGGAGTTACAACTGATGATTTATTAGGTTTCGAAAACACCATTAACGTTGCAGGTAAAGATATATCGTTAACCGATTATGAACTAAAACTATTCAACGAGCTGAAAAAACATCCAATCATGCTACACGATCTGGCTACTGACCCGGAAAAGAAAGTTAAGGAGCTGATTAAACTTTATGAGATGAAGAAAATGTTCTTTGAAAATGATGAAGATGATTCCAGTGACGATTTCGGGGATCTAGAGGATTAA
- a CDS encoding ImmA/IrrE family metallo-endopeptidase has translation MQLRQIHTDYWEERADKVLSHFHYEFPDEINIFDICRRYGIRVLPMDTPFINGEVASIESVKAFSVPKDRARRGTIFVKEGLDDVEKKLLVTEEFCHLYAHHTPQLSVDQYVLAKNEHQAKRMSAYLLMPQHFINKVYDAAIDEAVLISDIADYFLVTEEFAQYRLELIFNYKVDAFTSLRGRLGTLEWFE, from the coding sequence ATGCAACTAAGACAAATACATACAGACTATTGGGAGGAACGGGCTGATAAGGTCCTCTCCCACTTCCATTATGAATTTCCGGATGAAATTAATATATTCGATATCTGCCGGAGATATGGAATTCGTGTACTCCCCATGGACACCCCATTCATCAACGGAGAAGTTGCGTCTATTGAAAGTGTTAAGGCTTTTTCCGTTCCGAAGGATAGAGCAAGACGTGGGACCATCTTTGTAAAGGAGGGGTTGGACGATGTTGAAAAAAAGCTTCTCGTGACAGAGGAGTTCTGCCACCTCTACGCGCACCACACCCCTCAATTGAGCGTGGATCAATACGTATTGGCTAAGAACGAGCACCAGGCGAAAAGAATGTCTGCTTACCTCTTGATGCCACAGCATTTTATTAATAAAGTGTATGATGCAGCCATTGACGAAGCGGTCTTGATCAGCGACATCGCCGACTATTTTTTAGTGACTGAGGAATTTGCACAATATCGGCTTGAACTGATTTTCAATTATAAAGTTGATGCCTTCACCTCGCTACGTGGGAGGTTAGGGACTTTGGAGTGGTTTGAATAG